The following proteins are encoded in a genomic region of Neovison vison isolate M4711 chromosome 12, ASM_NN_V1, whole genome shotgun sequence:
- the OTUD1 gene encoding OTU domain-containing protein 1, with protein MQLYSSVCTHYPAGGPGPTAAASAPPAAAAAAAAPFKVSLQPPGPTSGEPEPETGECQPAAAAEPREAAAAPAAKMPAFSSCFEMVSGAAAPASAAAGPPGGSCKPPLPPHYTSTAQITVRALGADRLLLHGPEPGAAAPAAQRGRCLLLAPAPGAPVPPRRGSSAWLLEELLRPDCPEPAGPDAAREGPDRNFRLSEHRQALAAAKHRGPAPPPGSPEPSLGPWGEEHPAERSLRGWEKVGDRSDPPAADEARRPDPEAEAPPARSGEAVPSAAAEAVIVSRSDPRDEKLALYLAEVERQDKYLRQRNKYRFHIIPDGNCLYRAVSKTVYGDQSLHRELREQTVHYIADHLDHFSPLIEGDVGEFIINAAQDGAWAGYPELLAMGQMLNVNIHLTTGGRLESPTVSTMIHYLGPEDSLRPSIWLSWLSNGHYDAVFDHSYPNPEYDNWCKQTQVQRKRDEELAKSMAISLSKMYIEQNACS; from the coding sequence ATGCAGCTCTACAGCAGCGTCTGCACCCACTACCCAGCCGGGGGACCGGGTCCCACGGCCGCAGCCTCCGCTcccccagccgccgccgccgcagccgccgccccCTTCAAGGTCTCTCTGCAGCCCCCGGGACCCACCAGCGGCGAGCCAGAGCCCGAGACCGGTGAGTGCCAGCCTGCCGCGGCCGCCGAGCCCCGAgaagccgccgccgcccccgccgccaaGATGCCCGCCTTCTCCTCCTGCTTCGAGATGGTGTCCGGGGCCGCCGCCCCCGCCTCGGCCGCTGCCGGCCCTCCCGGCGGGTCCTGCaagccgccgctgccgccgcacTACACGTCCACGGCGCAGATCACCGTGCGGGCCCTGGGCGCCGACCGGCTCCTGCTGCACGGGCCCGAGCCCGGCGCCGCGGCCCCCGCCGCTCAGCGCGGCCGCTGCCTCCTGCTGGCCCCGGCGCCGGGCGCCCCGGTCCCGCCGCGCCGGGGCTCCTCCGCCTGGCTCCTGGAGGAGCTGCTGAGGCCCGACTGCCCCGAGCCCGCGGGTCCGGACGCGGCCCGGGAGGGTCCGGACAGAAACTTCCGACTGAGCGAGCACCGCCAGGCCCTGGCCGCCGCCAAGCACCGAGGCCCCGCGCCGCCCCCGGGGAGCCCGGAGCCCAGCCTCGGGCCGTGGGGCGAGGAGCACCCGGCGGAGAGGAGCCTCCGGGGCTGGGAGAAGGTGGGCGACCGCAGCGACCCTCCCGCCGCGGACGAAGCACGGCGGCCGGACCCGGAGGCGGAGGCGCCCCCGGCGCGGAGCGGCGAGGCGGTCCCGAGCGCCGCGGCCGAGGCAGTGATCGTCTCCAGGTCGGATCCCAGAGACGAGAAACTGGCCCTGTACCTGGCGGAGGTGGAGAGGCAGGACAAGTACCTGCGACAGAGGAATAAGTACCGATTTCACATCATTCCCGACGGCAACTGCCTCTACCGCGCGGTCAGCAAGACGGTGTACGGAGACCAGAGCCTGCACCGGGAGCTGAGGGAGCAGACGGTGCATTACATTGCCGATCATCTCGACCACTTTAGCCCCCTGATTGAGGGCGACGTGGGGGAGTTCATCATCAATGCTGCTCAAGACGGGGCGTGGGCCGGGTACCCGGAATTGCTGGCCATGGGGCAGATGCTGAATGTGAATATACATTTAACTACAGGAGGGAGGTTGGAGAGCCCTACGGTGTCTACCATGATTCACTATTTGGGCCCAGAGGATTCCCTAAGGCCTAGTATTTGGCTCAGTTGGCTCAGTAATGGACATTATGATGCGGTGTTTGATCACTCCTACCCCAACCCAGAGTATGACAATTGGTGCAAACAGACTCAAGTGCAAAGAAAACGCGATGAAGAACTTGCCAAATCCATGGCCATATCCCTCTCCAAAATGTATATTGAACAAAATGCATGCTCTTGA